Proteins from one Halopseudomonas pelagia genomic window:
- the ndk gene encoding nucleoside-diphosphate kinase: MAVERTLSIIKPDAVAKNVVGQIIGRFEKAGLSVIAAKMVQLSQSDAEGFYAEHSARPFFKDLVSFMTSGPVVVQVLEGEGAVLKNRELMGATNPKEAEAGTIRADFAESIDANAVHGSDSTTSAAREVAYFFAETELCPRA; encoded by the coding sequence ATGGCTGTAGAACGTACTCTGTCCATCATCAAGCCTGACGCCGTCGCCAAGAACGTTGTCGGCCAAATTATCGGCCGTTTCGAGAAAGCTGGCCTGAGCGTCATCGCTGCGAAGATGGTTCAGCTGTCCCAGTCAGACGCTGAAGGCTTCTACGCCGAGCACAGCGCACGTCCTTTCTTCAAGGATCTGGTCAGCTTCATGACTTCCGGTCCGGTTGTTGTGCAGGTGCTGGAAGGCGAAGGCGCTGTATTGAAAAACCGCGAGCTGATGGGCGCTACCAACCCCAAGGAAGCTGAAGCCGGTACTATCCGCGCCGATTTCGCTGAATCCATCGACGCCAACGCAGTACACGGTTCGGACTCCACCACTTCCGCTGCACGCGAAGTGGCCTACTTCTTTGCTGAAACCGAGCTGTGCCCCCGCGCCTGA
- the rlmN gene encoding 23S rRNA (adenine(2503)-C(2))-methyltransferase RlmN, whose product MTNATGKINLLGLTQPKMEAFFDSLGEKRFRAGQVMKWIHHFGVDRFEDMTNVGKVLREKLDACAEIRPPEVVSEDISKDGTRKWVIRVASGSCVETVYIPQNGRGTLCVSSQAGCALDCSFCSTGKQGFNSDLTVAEIIGQVWVANKSFGTIPAKSDRAITNVVMMGMGEPLLNFDNVVDSMLLMMDDLGYGISKRKVTLSTSGVVPMIEKLGEITDVALALSLHAPNNELRNQLVPINKKYPLEVLLPACNRYIARLGDKRVLTIEYTMLKDINDQPEQANEMIELLRNTPCKINLIPFNPFPHSGYERPSNNSIRRFQDMLHKAGYQVTVRTTRGEDIDAACGQLVGQVMDRTRRSERYIALRELSADEPVTVQPFVSER is encoded by the coding sequence ATGACCAATGCAACCGGCAAGATCAATCTGCTGGGACTGACACAGCCGAAAATGGAAGCCTTCTTCGACAGCCTTGGAGAAAAGCGCTTCCGTGCCGGACAGGTCATGAAATGGATCCATCACTTTGGTGTCGACCGCTTTGAAGATATGACCAATGTCGGCAAGGTGTTGCGCGAAAAGCTCGACGCCTGTGCCGAGATTCGGCCGCCGGAAGTGGTCAGTGAAGATATTTCCAAGGATGGCACCCGCAAGTGGGTGATACGTGTTGCCTCCGGCAGTTGCGTAGAAACGGTTTATATTCCGCAGAATGGCCGCGGTACGCTGTGCGTATCCTCTCAGGCTGGCTGCGCGCTGGATTGCAGTTTCTGCTCTACCGGCAAACAAGGTTTCAATAGCGATCTGACCGTAGCCGAAATCATTGGCCAGGTCTGGGTCGCCAACAAGTCTTTTGGCACTATCCCAGCTAAATCCGACCGTGCCATTACCAACGTGGTAATGATGGGGATGGGTGAGCCGCTGTTGAATTTCGATAACGTCGTGGATTCCATGCTGTTGATGATGGACGACCTGGGCTATGGGATCTCCAAGCGCAAGGTCACGCTGTCCACCTCTGGTGTGGTGCCGATGATCGAAAAGCTCGGCGAAATCACCGACGTGGCTTTGGCCCTGTCGCTGCATGCACCGAATAACGAGCTGCGCAATCAGTTGGTGCCGATCAACAAGAAGTACCCGTTGGAAGTCTTGCTGCCTGCCTGCAATCGCTATATCGCGCGTTTGGGTGACAAACGGGTGTTGACGATCGAGTACACCATGCTCAAGGACATCAATGATCAGCCTGAACAGGCCAATGAGATGATCGAGCTGCTGCGCAATACGCCGTGCAAGATCAACCTGATTCCGTTTAACCCCTTTCCGCATTCGGGCTACGAGCGGCCCAGTAACAACAGTATCCGCCGCTTCCAGGACATGCTGCACAAGGCTGGCTATCAGGTGACCGTACGCACCACGCGCGGTGAGGATATCGATGCCGCTTGCGGCCAGTTGGTCGGTCAGGTCATGGACCGCACTCGCCGCAGCGAGCGTTATATCGCCCTACGAGAGCTGAGTGCTGACGAACCTGTGACAGTGCAGCCATTTGTTTCAGAACGATAA
- the cysE gene encoding serine O-acetyltransferase has product MIKRMKEDIASVFHRDPAARSTLEVLFCYPGLHAIWLHRLAHWLWQRNARLVARMVSNFARWATGIEIHPGARLGRRFFIDHGMGVVIGETAEIGDDVTLYQGVTLGGTSWDKGKRHPTLEDGVVVGAGAKVLGPFIVGAGAKIGSNAVVTKAVPPGATAVGIPGRIILKETDRSADDQCAKRQAMAEKLGFDAYGVTRDMPDPVARAIGQMLDHLHAVDGRLEGMCSALKELGSDYCAKDLPTLDADDFELLKTDAATKAPAESTDADQGAGR; this is encoded by the coding sequence ATGATCAAGCGCATGAAGGAAGATATCGCCAGCGTATTTCACCGGGACCCGGCTGCGCGCTCGACGCTGGAGGTGCTGTTCTGCTATCCGGGGCTGCACGCGATCTGGCTGCATCGTCTTGCACACTGGCTGTGGCAGCGCAACGCGCGACTGGTCGCGCGCATGGTGTCGAATTTCGCGCGCTGGGCCACCGGTATCGAAATTCACCCGGGCGCGCGTCTGGGGCGGCGATTCTTTATTGATCACGGCATGGGCGTGGTCATTGGCGAAACAGCCGAGATAGGCGATGACGTGACGCTGTACCAGGGTGTCACCCTGGGTGGCACCAGTTGGGACAAGGGCAAACGCCATCCGACCTTGGAGGATGGCGTTGTGGTGGGCGCTGGGGCCAAGGTGCTCGGGCCTTTTATCGTGGGCGCCGGGGCCAAGATCGGCTCCAACGCGGTGGTCACCAAAGCGGTGCCGCCCGGTGCCACTGCAGTAGGTATTCCGGGACGCATCATTCTCAAGGAGACCGACCGCTCTGCAGATGATCAGTGTGCCAAGCGTCAGGCGATGGCTGAAAAGCTGGGCTTTGATGCTTACGGCGTGACCCGGGATATGCCCGACCCGGTCGCCCGCGCGATTGGCCAGATGCTCGATCACCTGCATGCGGTGGATGGGCGGCTGGAAGGCATGTGCAGCGCGTTGAAGGAGCTGGGCAGCGATTATTGCGCCAAGGATCTGCCGACGCTGGATGCGGACGATTTCGAATTGCTCAAGACCGATGCGGCCACTAAAGCCCCGGCCGAATCCACGGACGCCGATCAGGGCGCCGGACGCTGA
- a CDS encoding inositol monophosphatase family protein yields MQPMLNIALRAARAAGELIYRSVERLDVLTVNEKEANDYVSEVDRAAEQAIIAQLRKAFPDHGIHAEESGFQPGQGEGADIVWIIDPLDGTTNFLRGVPHYAVSIACRIKGKIEHAVVLDPVRQEEFTASRGRGAALNGKRLRVSSRKTLDGALLGTGFPFRADQVESLDNYMGMFKSLVGQTAGIRRCGAASLDLAYVAAGRYDAFWEFGLAEWDMAAGSLLIQEAGGLVSDFTGGHHFLDKGHLVAGNPKCFKAVLTAIQPHLTPVMKR; encoded by the coding sequence ATGCAGCCCATGTTGAACATCGCCCTGCGCGCCGCCCGCGCCGCTGGAGAACTGATCTATCGCTCCGTGGAGCGGCTTGACGTTCTGACCGTCAACGAAAAGGAAGCCAACGATTACGTCAGCGAAGTGGATCGTGCTGCGGAACAAGCCATCATTGCGCAGCTGCGCAAGGCCTTCCCTGACCACGGCATTCACGCCGAGGAATCAGGCTTTCAACCGGGCCAGGGTGAAGGTGCAGACATTGTCTGGATTATCGATCCGCTGGATGGCACCACCAACTTTCTGCGCGGCGTGCCGCACTACGCCGTCAGCATTGCCTGCCGCATTAAAGGCAAAATCGAGCACGCCGTGGTACTCGATCCGGTCCGGCAGGAAGAATTTACCGCCAGCCGTGGTCGCGGTGCAGCACTGAACGGCAAGCGCCTGCGCGTCAGCTCGCGCAAGACGCTGGATGGCGCGCTGCTGGGTACTGGCTTTCCGTTCCGGGCTGACCAAGTCGAATCGCTGGACAACTACATGGGCATGTTCAAGAGCCTGGTCGGCCAGACCGCTGGCATCCGCCGCTGCGGCGCAGCCAGCCTGGACCTGGCCTACGTGGCCGCCGGCCGTTACGACGCGTTCTGGGAATTCGGCCTGGCCGAGTGGGATATGGCCGCAGGTAGCCTGTTGATTCAGGAAGCAGGCGGGCTGGTCAGCGACTTCACCGGCGGCCACCACTTCCTCGACAAGGGCCATCTAGTCGCTGGCAACCCCAAGTGCTTCAAAGCCGTACTGACCGCGATCCAGCCGCACCTGACACCGGTCATGAAGCGCTAA
- the ispG gene encoding flavodoxin-dependent (E)-4-hydroxy-3-methylbut-2-enyl-diphosphate synthase, with translation MSMHQESPIKRRISRQIRVGSVLVGGDAPISVQSMTNTETCDVAATVGQINQLQAVGADIVRVSVPSMEAAEAFGEIRKRVTLPLVADIHFDYKIALRVADLGVDCLRINPGNIGREDRVRAVVDAARHNGIPIRIGVNAGSLEKDLQKKYGEPTPQALVDSALRHVDYLDKLDFQDFKVSVKASDVFMAVGAYRLLAAQIEQPLHLGITEAGALRSGTVKSAVGLGMLLAEGIGDTIRISLAADPVEEIKVGFDLLKSLHLRSRGINFIACPSCSRQNFDVIKTMNELEARLEDVVVPLDVAVIGCVVNGPGEAKEADIGLTGGSPNNLLYVGGVPDQKVDNARLVDTLEKMIRDKIAAKQALEANTIARG, from the coding sequence ATCAGCATGCATCAGGAATCTCCCATCAAGCGTCGTATTTCCCGGCAGATTCGCGTCGGCTCGGTGCTGGTAGGCGGCGATGCGCCGATCTCCGTGCAGAGCATGACCAATACTGAAACCTGCGATGTGGCTGCCACTGTCGGGCAGATCAACCAGCTGCAGGCGGTAGGCGCGGACATCGTGCGGGTGTCAGTACCCAGCATGGAGGCTGCCGAGGCTTTCGGCGAGATCCGCAAGCGCGTGACGCTGCCGCTGGTGGCGGACATTCATTTTGACTACAAGATTGCCCTGCGGGTGGCTGATCTGGGGGTTGATTGCCTGCGCATCAATCCCGGCAATATTGGCCGTGAAGACCGCGTGCGAGCGGTAGTGGATGCTGCGCGGCATAACGGCATTCCAATACGTATTGGTGTGAACGCCGGCTCGCTGGAAAAAGATCTGCAGAAAAAATACGGCGAGCCCACCCCCCAGGCGCTGGTGGATTCAGCGCTACGGCATGTGGATTATCTGGACAAGCTGGACTTTCAGGACTTCAAGGTCAGCGTCAAAGCCTCCGACGTGTTCATGGCCGTAGGGGCTTACCGGCTGCTGGCGGCGCAGATCGAGCAGCCGCTGCATCTGGGTATTACCGAAGCCGGTGCGCTGCGTTCGGGTACGGTCAAGTCCGCAGTTGGTCTGGGCATGTTGCTGGCTGAAGGCATTGGCGACACCATTCGCATTTCACTGGCGGCTGACCCGGTGGAAGAGATCAAGGTCGGTTTCGATCTGCTCAAGTCGCTGCATTTGCGTTCGCGCGGCATCAATTTCATTGCTTGCCCCAGTTGCTCACGGCAGAACTTCGACGTGATCAAAACCATGAACGAACTTGAGGCGCGCCTGGAAGATGTGGTCGTGCCCCTGGATGTAGCGGTCATCGGCTGTGTGGTCAATGGCCCCGGCGAAGCCAAAGAGGCCGATATCGGCCTGACTGGCGGTTCGCCAAATAATTTGCTCTATGTCGGTGGCGTCCCGGACCAGAAAGTGGACAATGCCCGCCTGGTGGATACGCTGGAAAAAATGATTCGTGACAAGATTGCTGCCAAGCAGGCGCTGGAAGCCAATACCATCGCCCGTGGCTGA
- a CDS encoding RNA methyltransferase → MLDNVRVVLVNTSHPGNIGGAARAMKNMGVSQLVLVDPRRFPDQQASARAAGADDILQNARVVATLEEALADCVLVLGTSARDRRIPWPVVDPREAADKVLDQLAELPDCQVALVFGREDAGLTSEELQRCQFHVHIPSNPDFSSLNLGAAVQVLSYELRMQSLQRQGQPTSKQKVETANSQNEMPVTGDEMEQYFVHLQQVLVEIDFLDPQQPRHLMPRLRRLYGRMGINRMEMNILRGILTQTQKAIGMKSAGERRR, encoded by the coding sequence GTGCTCGACAATGTACGTGTGGTTCTGGTCAATACCAGTCATCCCGGTAATATCGGTGGCGCAGCGCGGGCCATGAAAAATATGGGTGTCAGCCAGTTGGTACTGGTTGATCCGCGGCGCTTTCCTGATCAGCAGGCGAGCGCGCGTGCGGCCGGCGCTGATGATATTTTGCAGAACGCCCGGGTGGTCGCTACGTTGGAAGAAGCTCTTGCCGACTGCGTGCTGGTGTTGGGCACCAGCGCCCGGGACCGGCGCATACCCTGGCCGGTGGTTGATCCGCGTGAGGCCGCCGACAAGGTGCTCGATCAGCTCGCTGAGCTGCCTGATTGCCAGGTGGCTCTGGTATTTGGCCGTGAAGATGCCGGCCTGACCAGCGAGGAGTTGCAGCGCTGCCAGTTCCACGTGCATATCCCGTCCAATCCGGATTTCAGTTCATTGAATCTGGGAGCGGCGGTGCAGGTGCTCAGCTATGAGTTGCGGATGCAGAGTTTGCAGCGCCAGGGCCAGCCGACCAGCAAGCAAAAGGTCGAAACGGCGAATAGCCAGAACGAAATGCCTGTTACCGGCGATGAGATGGAGCAGTATTTTGTACATTTGCAGCAGGTGCTGGTTGAAATTGACTTCCTTGACCCTCAACAACCAAGACACCTGATGCCGCGGTTGCGTCGCCTTTACGGGCGCATGGGCATCAACCGTATGGAAATGAACATCCTGCGCGGTATTCTGACCCAAACCCAGAAAGCCATCGGTATGAAATCAGCCGGTGAGCGGAGACGTTAA
- the pilW gene encoding type IV pilus biogenesis/stability protein PilW encodes MRRTNLAVTLLLGLVLSGCVTTSDQPQRANDPDAARDAYIQLGLGYLQQGETESAKAPLSEALKIDPGSASANIALAMVFQREGEYESADKHFRAAQASDPNNPRILNNYGVFLLNQERYPEALEAFQKASQDNFYGERSRVFENLGLTYARMGQVEEAKASFERALRLNSRQPLALLEMAKIEFTAQNYVPAWEYYRNFTEYSGQDAESLWLGVRLARRFEDHNRAASYALQLRRLYPASAQAQALEASE; translated from the coding sequence ATGAGAAGAACCAATCTGGCAGTGACGCTTTTGCTCGGCCTGGTGCTGAGTGGCTGTGTTACTACATCGGACCAGCCGCAGCGCGCTAATGATCCGGACGCCGCCAGAGACGCTTATATCCAGTTGGGTTTGGGTTATCTGCAGCAAGGTGAAACCGAGAGCGCCAAGGCGCCGTTAAGCGAAGCATTAAAGATTGATCCGGGTTCTGCGTCGGCCAACATTGCTCTGGCAATGGTATTTCAGCGCGAAGGCGAATATGAATCGGCCGACAAGCATTTTCGAGCTGCGCAAGCCAGTGATCCGAACAACCCGCGGATCCTGAACAACTATGGCGTGTTTTTGCTCAATCAGGAGCGCTACCCGGAAGCACTGGAGGCGTTCCAGAAAGCGTCGCAGGATAACTTTTACGGCGAGCGCTCGCGGGTATTTGAAAACCTGGGTCTTACCTATGCTCGTATGGGCCAGGTAGAGGAAGCCAAGGCCAGCTTTGAGCGCGCGCTCCGGCTGAACAGCCGTCAGCCGCTGGCCTTGCTGGAAATGGCCAAGATCGAATTTACCGCGCAGAACTATGTGCCGGCCTGGGAGTATTATCGGAACTTTACCGAATATTCCGGGCAGGATGCCGAAAGCCTGTGGCTGGGCGTGCGCTTGGCTCGGCGCTTTGAAGATCACAATCGTGCAGCCAGTTATGCCCTGCAATTACGTCGACTTTATCCGGCCAGTGCGCAAGCGCAGGCTCTCGAGGCTTCAGAATAG
- a CDS encoding RodZ domain-containing protein, which translates to MTIEERDTLVELLPEQSKQNPGATLRDQREKQGLTTAAAAATLRLPEKILLHLEAGRFDQLPGDTFARGYVRSYASMLGLDPNRLVLEYDSYVGVVVRERSVSGIDKLTPPGKTGHMLVTWSSVIIALIILASVLVWWYDSRPVQTPAEEVGGSEPLIDEVEVDALALPVSMEEDMQLQAEAAANNEATLDAPLEGELSGAEVSAEQVPQSTEGEQPAASASEPAVTEASEPVAASAADTESATGALQMRFTGNCWLQVTAVGGQVLHSSLMQAGQALNIDHDGPVDVVIGAVETVEQIVFRGEPVNMQSYSQSGVVRLRLGQ; encoded by the coding sequence ATGACTATAGAAGAGCGTGACACCTTGGTGGAACTGCTCCCCGAGCAGAGCAAACAGAATCCCGGCGCTACGCTGCGTGACCAGCGTGAGAAACAGGGTCTGACCACTGCGGCGGCGGCGGCCACTCTGCGTTTGCCGGAAAAGATCCTGCTGCATCTGGAGGCAGGCCGGTTTGATCAGTTGCCCGGTGATACGTTTGCCCGCGGCTACGTGCGCAGCTATGCGAGCATGCTGGGTCTGGATCCCAATCGTCTGGTGCTTGAGTACGACAGCTATGTGGGTGTGGTGGTGCGCGAGCGTAGCGTCAGTGGTATCGACAAGCTGACCCCGCCGGGCAAAACCGGGCACATGCTGGTTACCTGGTCATCGGTGATTATTGCGCTGATCATTCTCGCATCGGTGCTGGTGTGGTGGTACGACAGCCGGCCGGTGCAGACTCCCGCAGAAGAAGTGGGCGGCTCCGAGCCGTTGATTGACGAAGTAGAGGTTGATGCGCTGGCTCTGCCGGTCAGCATGGAAGAAGACATGCAATTGCAGGCCGAAGCGGCTGCGAATAATGAAGCAACACTAGACGCGCCGTTGGAAGGTGAGCTGAGTGGCGCTGAAGTGTCTGCCGAGCAGGTGCCTCAGAGCACCGAGGGCGAACAGCCCGCGGCGTCGGCTTCCGAACCGGCTGTTACGGAAGCCAGCGAGCCAGTCGCCGCGTCCGCTGCTGATACTGAATCAGCCACAGGCGCTTTGCAGATGCGCTTCACCGGTAACTGCTGGTTGCAAGTAACGGCGGTGGGTGGTCAGGTGTTGCACAGCAGTCTGATGCAGGCGGGGCAGGCGTTGAATATCGATCATGATGGTCCGGTAGATGTGGTCATCGGCGCCGTTGAAACGGTCGAGCAAATTGTTTTCCGGGGTGAGCCGGTGAATATGCAGTCCTACAGCCAGTCGGGCGTGGTCCGGCTGCGTCTGGGCCAGTAA
- a CDS encoding IscS subfamily cysteine desulfurase, with protein sequence MMQPIYLDYAATTPVDPKVAEKMLACLTLDGNFANPASRSHVYGWRAEEAVENARRQVADLVGADPREIIWTSGATESDNLAIKGVAHARAARGRHIITSQIEHKAVLDSCHQLEREGFEVTYLKPGADGVITPEQLRAALREDTVLVSLMHVNNEVGTINDIAVLGAVAHAGGALMHVDAAQSTGKLPIDLRNLPVDLMSFCAHKTYGPKGIGALFVRRDPQLKLEALIHGGGHERGMRSGTLATHQIVGMGESFALAAQLMEADNQRIAQLRDRLLAGLAELPDVSLNGSAEQRVPHNLNLAFAGVDGELLLLALKDLALSSGSACNSASVEPSFVLRAMGVPDPLAHSSLRLSLGRFTTQDDIDQAATMLCQVVTRLRQAA encoded by the coding sequence ATGATGCAGCCGATCTATCTGGATTACGCGGCCACTACACCGGTCGACCCCAAGGTTGCGGAGAAGATGCTCGCCTGTCTGACGCTAGACGGAAATTTTGCCAACCCGGCGTCACGTTCCCATGTATACGGTTGGCGGGCAGAGGAAGCGGTGGAGAATGCCCGCCGCCAGGTAGCTGATCTGGTTGGCGCCGATCCGCGCGAGATTATCTGGACCTCCGGCGCGACCGAGTCGGACAACCTGGCGATCAAGGGTGTTGCCCATGCGCGGGCTGCCCGTGGCCGGCACATCATTACCTCGCAAATTGAACACAAAGCGGTACTCGATAGCTGCCACCAGCTGGAGCGCGAAGGCTTCGAGGTGACCTATCTGAAACCCGGTGCTGATGGTGTGATCACGCCTGAGCAGCTTCGGGCTGCGCTGCGCGAAGACACCGTGCTGGTGTCGCTGATGCACGTCAATAATGAAGTTGGCACTATCAACGATATTGCTGTGCTGGGCGCGGTGGCGCATGCCGGCGGCGCTCTGATGCATGTAGATGCAGCGCAATCCACCGGCAAGTTACCGATCGACCTGCGCAACCTGCCGGTGGATCTGATGTCGTTCTGCGCGCACAAGACCTACGGCCCCAAGGGTATAGGAGCACTATTCGTGCGGCGCGACCCGCAGCTCAAGCTAGAGGCGCTGATTCACGGCGGCGGGCATGAGCGCGGCATGCGCTCGGGGACGCTGGCGACGCACCAGATTGTCGGTATGGGTGAATCCTTTGCGCTGGCCGCCCAGTTGATGGAGGCGGACAATCAACGCATTGCACAACTGCGTGATCGGTTGCTGGCGGGGCTGGCCGAGCTGCCGGATGTCAGTCTCAACGGTAGCGCTGAGCAACGTGTCCCGCACAATCTGAATCTGGCGTTCGCCGGGGTGGATGGCGAGCTGCTACTGTTGGCACTCAAAGATCTGGCGTTGTCTTCCGGTTCCGCCTGCAATTCTGCTTCGGTAGAGCCTTCCTTCGTATTGCGCGCGATGGGCGTCCCGGATCCGTTGGCGCACAGTTCGCTGAGGCTGTCGTTGGGTCGCTTCACCACGCAGGACGACATTGATCAGGCCGCGACCATGCTGTGCCAGGTGGTTACCCGTCTGCGTCAGGCGGCCTGA
- the secF gene encoding protein translocase subunit SecF has protein sequence MITDKTINFMALRKFFFAVAVVLMIGSIASLAIKQLNLGLDFTGGALVELNYTSPADLEAIRATLREEGWDDAIVQNFGASTDVLIRLASDDPDLGSQIARLIQNEDGSDVSIKRVEFIGPQVGEELRDKGGLGMLLAMAGILLYVSLRFQMKFAVAAIVALVHDVIFTLGFFSILGLSFDLTVLAALLAVIGYSLNDTIVVFDRVRENLRIMRKADLEEIINVSTTQTLARTLATSASTLLVLLALYFFGGENIQGFALALIVGVGVGTYSSIYVSNGLLMTMNLTREDLIPPQIEEAVDDRP, from the coding sequence ATGATTACCGATAAAACTATTAACTTCATGGCGCTGCGCAAGTTCTTCTTTGCCGTCGCCGTGGTGCTGATGATTGGCTCAATCGCCAGCCTGGCGATCAAGCAGCTGAATCTGGGTCTGGATTTCACTGGCGGTGCGCTGGTCGAATTGAACTACACCAGCCCGGCCGATCTGGAAGCTATTCGCGCCACCCTGCGTGAAGAGGGCTGGGATGACGCCATCGTGCAGAACTTTGGTGCATCGACTGATGTGCTGATTCGTCTGGCCAGTGATGATCCGGATTTGGGTAGCCAGATTGCACGGCTAATCCAGAACGAAGACGGTAGCGACGTCAGCATCAAAAGGGTCGAGTTTATCGGCCCTCAGGTAGGCGAGGAGCTGCGCGACAAGGGTGGGCTGGGCATGTTGCTGGCCATGGCCGGTATTCTGCTCTACGTTTCGCTGCGCTTTCAGATGAAGTTTGCGGTCGCGGCGATTGTTGCGCTGGTGCATGACGTGATCTTCACACTGGGCTTTTTCTCTATCCTTGGGCTGTCCTTCGATCTCACGGTGCTGGCCGCATTGTTGGCGGTGATCGGTTATTCGTTGAACGACACTATCGTCGTATTCGACCGGGTGCGAGAGAATCTGCGGATCATGCGCAAGGCTGATCTTGAAGAGATCATCAACGTATCTACCACGCAGACACTGGCACGGACTTTGGCCACCTCCGCCTCTACACTGCTGGTATTGTTGGCGCTGTATTTCTTTGGCGGCGAGAATATCCAGGGCTTCGCGCTGGCGCTGATCGTTGGTGTCGGGGTGGGTACTTATTCCTCGATCTATGTCTCCAACGGTCTGTTGATGACCATGAATCTGACCCGCGAGGATCTGATTCCGCCGCAGATCGAAGAGGCGGTGGACGATCGGCCCTAG